From the Argentina anserina chromosome 3, drPotAnse1.1, whole genome shotgun sequence genome, the window AGATGCTAGGAATGATTATGTGATTGTTGTGGTGATTTGTTGGTGTGTTTGGAgtgagatcggaggaggaagaaggggaggatcaccgccgcctagaggcggcgcgtgttaGAGTGTGGAGtagcctaggggcggcgtgagccCGTGAGAAGGGCGGAGGTAGAAGGAGGATGATTTTGggccggcggtggcgtcacacgcgCCGTGGGTGGCTTCGGcaagtgagccccacgcgccgcctgccggcgggtggcgcgtgtggcccacgcgccgccacgtgcggtggtGTGACATTGTtatccgataggggtattttggtaatttactgtgtatggtaaatgtaaatgtaaattttatttacgtatggtaaatgtaattaagttttacctacggtaaatgtaattataaattactttcagtaaatgtaaaaagtaatttgtaaaagggtaatttagtaaattttatttactgagtttgtatttacatttaaatcgtacgtatacgtacaaaaatacgtattaatatttttacgtacagaaatacgtattaatatttatacgtacagaaatacgtattaatatttatacgtacataaatacgtatataatatttatacgtacagaaatacgtatataatatttatacgtacagaaatacgtattaattgagtattgtacagtaaccgtgaatagtgaatagtgaacagtaacttcgtataaaccaaaattgctgaacagtaaccgtttattactgttttggcatttaaaggtttacgaaacgattctaaattcttttcttattcttttaaggtgatcgttaaatcgaggaaaggaattagcatcgggaattgtggaattacgctcaagtcaataaggtgagtaaaatctcactgaattacgaatctaccctcgtggtgattcaacatttttgcaagtgtgtttatcaaatgaattacaacatgtatataatttagtggactacatatatacagtataatggtaataagtacatatatatatatagttcattaaattacgtactgttattaattcattaacaatagtcattttcggtgacggaaaattgtgcatgagtatgtgatttaaatggtacaatatgatgtgagaatattgtacgtaattcttcaggtgtttatgaaatatgacatgtataggatatagtggactatgtatatattgtataaatggtaaataaatacgaatatatatagtttgctatataatatactgttatgatttttattgtggtgatatggtgaaagttttaaaacgtacaatatgatgagtgattattgtacgtgattttaacattgagattgttaaaatgttgatttgtcttcggacgtgatttggtacaatatgatgtgagattattgtacgtgtttggcaagtcggaacctagcctttggccgggcgaaagttacgatacagttagagctctagtctgtctgccttagtactgcatgtgaggtaacgggtgtttatctgctcatgggtactcagtattttggatgttgggtagcgggtggctatccaatatcaacggtgtattacgagaggggtaacagatgtgtaccagcgttcttggtacccgtattataaatgctttgggtaaccagaagggttacttaatttcctcatgagcgttttgtttcacatttctttgggtcaaccagatgggctgaccattgactcatgagggcatttatatttgttgttttgtgatcattcgtatattttgatatgcgaattatatttttgattttactcatacgagctataagcttaccgggtttgtgtttacaatcccggtgcaccaattcgatggtgtaggggataattccgcaggtgctgattagtggaggttgagtgacgactacagaggctcgaagtcgttcggatcctacttgtggtgagattttagcatggattcgtgtgtgaggatttgtgtattttcatttgtgagatttgtgagtgacttgtgaggattattacatttccattttgtgtatggattataatttgggttgtaataattggttgtctgagttgtattgagaactcagaattgatccgctgttacactttaatgatttcgatttatttgagattatttgtgtttaacgactttagaattttgagtttttaggctcgaaattttggggtcgttacagatgGTGAGTCCCACCATAAATTCCATTCCCCTTGACAAGTAAACGCTGGAATGGAATTGATTCCGGGGGGAATACAACTCTATTTTAGGTAAGTAAACAGACAGTAAACTTTACCGCGTCGCGGAAACATAAcgttttttcaatttaaatttccgaatacagttccgttttcgatttgacaTCATTGTGAAGCGAAAAATgagatttattaaatttttcaagtttaataatttataagaattcatacaatttgaacccgaaaaatcgggttattacatacaGATGGCAAGGATCTAAACACATTGATACTGATGGAAAGACAAGCTAAAACTATCTATACATACACATGCTTGATTCTCAATACATAACTGCTCAAAGCCTCAAATAAACGCGACGTATCTGTTTGTTGTCAGGATAGGGTACAAGTGAGGATCAAGGAAAAACAAATGCTGGTGAACACATTCTTCCACATCCAGCAACAAAGACAAATTTGTAAATTGCAAACTAAATGCAATGTTCTAATTTTCCATTACCTAGTTCTGATTGTAGCATCATTATTTCATGTATCGGAAATTGACATAAAATCAACCTAGAGTAAAGTAGTGCCCAAAATGTCTTTTACACATAGTAATTATTACGCACATACCCAAATAGACGCCCGGAAATTTCACGGCCATCACCATCACAAGGAGGAACGTGCTGATGACGATGCACGTGTCACAGAAGGACGTCATCGCTTGACCACATCGGCCTAACAGcccatcttcttcctccctcTTTGCCCGTTCTTTCTCAGATGTCGGTTCGCCTCCTTCGGCTTTAAGCATCAATGATGTGAGGTCCAAGTTCTTATAAAGCCCCTCCTTTGCTTTTGCGACGTCGGTCAGATCTCCGGCCGGTTCGGACCTTGGGCCATACACAGAGTCAATCTTCTCTCGGATTCCTGAAGCGCCTTCAGAGCCTCAAGAACGTGCGCAATTCTCGCTTTCAGTATTGCCGTGGTTGAAGAATCCATGGTGGACACATTGTATGATGGCTGCTTCTGATCACCGAAAAAAAGATCGTATAATAGTTAGAGCATATTTGCACATTTATATAACACTAGTAAACATAACCCATTAGTAAACAAATTCGTGAGACTTTCCAACTCGATCATGAGTTTGTTTCCTAGCCGAACATGATTTTAGATTCTCAATTTGCCTATGCTCATACGAATTGAAGTTTTCTGCGAATTAAAACTACAAGTACCATTAGGATTTGGATATGTTCCACGTATagtatatgaaaataaaatatatacagtACCAAGAGATgtcacatattatatgatgGATATTATTGACCTCACTAAGGCTATTGTCTCTAGTTTCTGGACTAGGGCAAAACATTCAAACAGATGCGTTCATCGTTTTAAGCCTTTGGCACCGTATCTTCTCTTACTGGTTTCAATCATAGGATGGAAGAAGTATCGCGATCGGATGAGAAAGGCAAACTTAAATTCCAGAATGATGGATCTACCTGACGACGTCATAGAGAGCATTCTCTTGAGGCTGCCCGCCAAATCAATATGTTGCATGCAATGTGCCTCCAAAGCCTTCTCAAACATAATCGACAACTCTTTGTTTGCTTCGCTGCATATATCCACAGTACTTAACAATGGTATGAACTCTGCTACTGAAGTACCTCAATTCATGCTTTTTGATCGATCTAGGCCTATCACCGATGTATATCATATACAGTTGCATCCACTAAAGTACATTGGCAAGTCCAACTTTAAAAAACTCAACTATGGTTTTCTTGTTTCAAAGATTTTGTCAATTAATCTCTACGATGTAGAATTCGTTTTTCGCAACTTGTTATTCTTTAAGTCGGAAAGCATATTCGGAGGTCCGTCCTACTTGCTTAATCCTTTCAAGGGAGAAGTTTTGATGATCCCAAATACAGAAACCAATTCAGAATATTACACGCATCTGTCAGATTGGTATGGCATGGGATTTGATAGTACAACCAACACTTACAAAATTGTTCATGCTTACAAAGATTCAAAGAATCATCAACCAGTACTGGCGGCCGAGGTCTATGTTTTGCGACCAAGATCATCATGCTTATGGAGAGTAATACAATCAGTTCCCTCTTGTGATTTGAGCAGAAAATGTGTGTGCGCATATGGAGATATGCATTGGTTGGTTGAGAAAGGAAGTCACAGGGACATCGGAGGTGGAAGAAGtcatataatttcttttgatttcaAGAAAGAGGAGTTCTGTTGGACTCCTCACCCTACCTTACCAGAGATGTGTTATAATAAGCTCTCTGTTAGTGACTACTACTTTCTTAATATGAAAGGATCTCTGACCATTGTGGATGTCTCATCGGGAAAGTTTATCGAGATATGGGTGATGAAAGATTATGGTAAGAAAGAATGGTCACTAGATTACAAAATAAGCATGCAAAAGTTTGTAAAACATCCATGGGATGTTTTTGAATATTACACTTGCATCGAGTGGGAGAAGGGCATATGTTTCGTACTAGGGGAAATGGGTTGGGATCAGCCTCGTTCTATTGTATACTACATTTTGGATCTACAACACATTTCTATGAAACGCATGGAAAAATCATGGAGCGGAGAGAAAATTTTTAGTTATAGGGGAAGTTTTATTTCCTTAAAAAATTATGGTGATTTAAACAAACCTACAGCACAACGAAATGTATGGAATTTTATTTGAATACCTTACttatccaaaaatatatgtacaTTGAAAGATAATAAAATTTCATTGCCTATGTTGAAAGAAGTTCGCAACGCGAGTTTGCTTTAGTGCTAAAATTCACTTTTAGTGCGTGTTTGTTTATCATATGTAGTACATCAATTCTTCAAAATAGACAAACTTTTAATGCTAATGATATTGTTGTCCTGTTTGTGATCccttggtttatttggatttttttgATGCCCTTTTCTGATTGAGAAATTTGAAGGAGAAAGAAATGTATGAGTATTCAACAGTACCCTAACTTGATAAAAAATTCTTATGCGAACTTTGACACACTAAACATAACTACATAGGCGTTTCAAAAAACCATAACTACATTGGTAAacgtaacttttttttttcacatacAACTACAGACATGCATGCCAGCATGAGGGAAGTGAAGAATTACCCTGTTACAAAGAATTTCACCTTCTGTTCATGGGCCGAGGTGAAGTAAAGAATTAACCCAGTTACAAAGAATTTCACTTTTTGTTCATGGCCCTGCTGTGTTCTTTGGCCAGTTGACCTGGTGAGATAAAAAAGcaaaaagtaaaacaaaaattaaccAAAGGCAAAAGTAaggatgtaaaaaaaaaaaagcagagAAAGTGGTAATTTTGTTACCCATATCGACGGTAGAGAAATTCTCTATCAGCTTGACGACGAGCAGAACGGAGGCTATTCCAAGCCACAAATCACAGAACGCGGTGGCTTCCCGGCCACAGACGGCGGCACGTCCAAGAACCCAGTTGCTGCTTCGCCTTAAAATTCCAAGTTCCTCCTCACGCTTCTCGGAACGCTGTCTGGCGCCGTCGCCGATGAGAACCTCCGCCACCAGCTTCAACATAGCCCTCTCTTTCTCGGACTTGGGGTCTTTGACAGAAAAGCATTGCTCTGCTTTCTCCGCTTTAATCAACATCGTCGTCAGCTCTGCAAGGTGTCGATACAGCAGCCTTCTTCCGCTCGCTGCGTCGGCCCTAACTCCGGCAAGGTCGTGGGTTGTGAGTCCCATGTCTTCTGCAAGGCAGAGACCAACCTTCATCTCCAGTTCTTGAATCGCTTTCACCGCGTCAAGAACATGCTGGATCTTCACCCTCAATCTCTCTTTGCTCACCATTGAGGATCGAACTGGAACGACCTACTTACACTCTCTGTGATGGAATAAAGATTCGAGAATGAGGTtaagaagaaggaggaggaggtgttAGTGTATTGGGGAATCAAAGAACTGGTACACTCTCAGCAATGGAATAACGATTTGAGAAATGAGTTCTCTGGGTTTTGATGGAAAGAAATGAAAGCAGGGCTGCAGGGGTTTGTTTAATCAAGAAAAAAGATAGTgattgatgaagaagaagaaggccgCAGGTGTTGGGGAATCGGAAACAGAAACCGTCTTTTATTCTGTTAAAACAACAGATTTTCAGGTGCTCAACTCAATTTTCAGctcatttctttattttttaaaataaaaatactgaGGTGGAAATTTTGGCACGTGCGAGCTTCCAACTCAAAACGGCTACCGATCATTTTCACCTGCGTCTAGTCTAGTCTACTGTGATCACCAAAACCCCCAACTTCTCATAAACCCCATAACAAAAGCTCAGAGCTTTTCTCATACCACAAACCCTAACTTGAAGATTCAAGAACAGGGTCTCAATATTTCACTGAGAAATTCAATTTTCGCCGGAAATTCTTCATCTTTAAACGCAATGTGGGTCAGAGACCGGAGCTTTCAACGCGCCGGGTTCTTCACGCCGCCGCCGCGGAAGTCAGGGCCGGCGAACCCTCCTCCGATGTCGGAGAGGAAGAGAGTGTCGCCAAGGTGTGATCTTTTTCACGTTGCGCATAAAGTCCCCGCCGGCGACTCGCCGTACGTCAGAGCCAAGCAAGTTCAGGTAATTGGGGTTTCTGGTTTAGGATTTGAATTGTTGGGTTGGGGTTGGCTTTGATCTGGGTCTTGTGTTTCTTGTTGAAATCTGGGTTTGAATTGGGTTGCTTGCGCTGCACACCAAGTGTTTGTTGTAATGATTTTCAGTACTTGTGTAAGAACAGTTTGTATTGATTGGGATTTGTGATTACTTAAAGCATGGATACGATTTAGGGCTTAAACAGTTTATGATTAGTAGAATCTGATTTGAATTCAGTAGTTTTGGCATTCATGTTTGTTTGGGACTTTGGGGTAATCTCTTTCAAGATGGTAAGGATTTAGGAATGTCCCCATTTCTTGCTTATGGAATTGATTTGGTTTGTTCTGTGATTTGAATGCAGTTGATAGACAAGAATCCCAGCAAGGCCATATCCCTCTTTTGGGCTGCAATAAATGCCGGAGATCGAGTTGATAGTGCATTGAAAGACATGGCAGTGGTCATGAAACAATTGGATCGAGCTGAGGAGGCGATTGAGGCCATTAAATCCTTTCGGCATCTCTGCCCCTATGACTCCCAGGAGTCTCTTAACAATGTGCTAATCGAACTGTACAAGGTAAAATGAGCTCcaggtttttgttttcttgtgttATCTTCTTTGTCATGTGCTGTTTTAACTCGGTCACTGTAAGAGGGGTATCACTACAGTAGTGTAAGCATGATAAGTAATATTTATCTAGTGATTTAGAAAGATTAATGCTCACATGTGACTCAGGGGGGTAGGAGTGGTTAGGGGTCACAGTAATCTAATATACTAAATTGCAAAATATGATCTGAACAGGAAAACAGAAAACTTTATCTCATTTACAGGGTTGAGATTTGTATCTGTTACAGAGTTGGTTTTGCCAGTTTAAGAAAGCACAAGCATGAGCAAAAAGCATGAAAGTTGTATAGTATGAGAGTGAAGGAGCTATACCATGTCttcaatgcatatatattctaATGACTACACGTCACCagcaatttatttattgacTTAAGAGGGTATTTTCTTCCCTAGCACTTGAGGTGTTTATCTCATATCTGCATAAGCAACCGTTTTGTTGGTACATACCTTTTGCGAAGGCTCAATTTAAGATTATCACCACAAGAACATGATACTAGTTCATAGATAATGATAGCAAGGGGAATTGATTATGGGATGTAATTTATATTGGAGTTACTTTGGGATCTGGATTGAATTGATGTTTTGCTCAGCTTATATATAGGGACAATGATGTTACATTTCTAGGTAGACTTGAATTAAaaatggaaaataaaaaaatcgtaccttgttatatttcattttgtttatatatttccCTTGGTTGCATACCAGTAGTATACAGTCAACCTATCTAGATTTTATaatgaatttttatttttacaagtaCGTATTTCCAAATATATACTATCATGGTAAATTATAACTCCTCTTCAATCCTGGTCTAGATTGTATCTATTCTTGCGCCAGCATGTTAATGCACTTTGAATTTACAAGTACTGGTTTTGCAGAGGGCAGGAAGGATTGAAGAAGAGATTGAAATGCTTCAGTCCAAACTGAAACGTATGGACGAAGGCACAGCCTTTAATGCAAAGTGGACAAAGACTGCGAGAGCTCAAGGGAAAAAGGTTCAAATCACTGTTGAACAGGAGAGAGCAAGGTGTATATCAcagcttcttctttcttcttgtttaATTGACCTGAATTTCTGCAAGGTTACAGGACTTTTATGTCTTCTATCAATGCAGGGTACTTGGGAACTTGGCATGGGCTTACATGCAGCAAGGCAATTACACTACTGCCGAAGAACATTACAAGTTAGTTTTGTATAACTACAGTTGAAaccatatattttttattcgttctttttcttgatgaaatgttttcagtattcaTGATATGCTCCgttcttgatttttttttttcaggaatGCTCTGGCACTGGAGCCAGATAAGAACAAGCAGTGCAACTTAGCAGTCTGCTTGATGTGCATGAACAGAATAACAGAAGCAAGACATCTGCTTCAAGCTGTAAGAAACTCATCTGGAAATAAACCAATGGATGAATCTTATGCCAAGTCCTTTGAACGTGCCTTTGAAATGTTGACTGAACTAGAGCAGCAGTCAGTATTAAAAACAATTCAACCGAACGAGAATTACTGCACTGGAATTTCAAGAACCCCCAATCATTATGTTTCTCGTTATATGCCTATGCCTCCCAGAAGGTGGACAGATGGACCTGAATGTGCAAATGTGTTAGCTAATGAACAGCATAGAGGATCATTGAGACCTGGAAGCTGTGCAAAGTCTTTTGATAAATGGAAGAAAGATCATGGTGTCGAAAATGCAGGTGATAGCAATCCTAATTTTTCCAGCAATATGAAGGAGAATCGGGGTGGTATGGGTGGAACAGAAGTGAATCCACATGAAAACGCATATGTTTCTCCGGTTATATATACACAGCCAAGAAGGCCTTGCGGATTTCATGATGGACATCAGAGAAGGGAGATATGGGGAAATGGTGTTGGCAGAAATGTTCGAGCACATGTTGTTAGAAATCTGAACGCAGACTTGCGTGGTAACATAAGAAGAGTTTCTTCGGATAATGATGGTATAAAGAAATCTGCAGCAGGATCACAAGTGGTTGATGAAAATGGAAAAGCACTGCTGCTTTCTATTGATGAAGGTGAGAGTCAGAGTTC encodes:
- the LOC126786891 gene encoding F-box protein At3g07870-like, whose translation is MDIIDLTKAIVSSFWTRAKHSNRCVHRFKPLAPYLLLLVSIIGWKKYRDRMRKANLNSRMMDLPDDVIESILLRLPAKSICCMQCASKAFSNIIDNSLFASLHISTVLNNGMNSATEVPQFMLFDRSRPITDVYHIQLHPLKYIGKSNFKKLNYGFLVSKILSINLYDVEFVFRNLLFFKSESIFGGPSYLLNPFKGEVLMIPNTETNSEYYTHLSDWYGMGFDSTTNTYKIVHAYKDSKNHQPVLAAEVYVLRPRSSCLWRVIQSVPSCDLSRKCVCAYGDMHWLVEKGSHRDIGGGRSHIISFDFKKEEFCWTPHPTLPEMCYNKLSVSDYYFLNMKGSLTIVDVSSGKFIEIWVMKDYDMHASMREVKNYPVTKNFTFCSWAEVK
- the LOC126788133 gene encoding uncharacterized protein LOC126788133 — translated: MWVRDRSFQRAGFFTPPPRKSGPANPPPMSERKRVSPRCDLFHVAHKVPAGDSPYVRAKQVQLIDKNPSKAISLFWAAINAGDRVDSALKDMAVVMKQLDRAEEAIEAIKSFRHLCPYDSQESLNNVLIELYKRAGRIEEEIEMLQSKLKRMDEGTAFNAKWTKTARAQGKKVQITVEQERARVLGNLAWAYMQQGNYTTAEEHYKNALALEPDKNKQCNLAVCLMCMNRITEARHLLQAVRNSSGNKPMDESYAKSFERAFEMLTELEQQSVLKTIQPNENYCTGISRTPNHYVSRYMPMPPRRWTDGPECANVLANEQHRGSLRPGSCAKSFDKWKKDHGVENAGDSNPNFSSNMKENRGGMGGTEVNPHENAYVSPVIYTQPRRPCGFHDGHQRREIWGNGVGRNVRAHVVRNLNADLRGNIRRVSSDNDGIKKSAAGSQVVDENGKALLLSIDEGESQSSDTTVLESMKNMNASVEDDCLGHNSSSTVENVHQSPAENEKATHHQSAAETPHQSPIETEKPTPDFWKYSGKKSWADMVEEEEELRSGRKTGYFDNGDESDDENRNPNIMTPQSLQFQTQVKDMSKKAESVDVKGVTSGNASSPRKPTTSRSLVFDKQQESESVDYFSTSPIAKEALNGKSSIYSNNLKLKRRNRLQSFQDITN